The genomic window TGAAGCTGGATCAAGGCCTTGAGGACGGCCTGGCAGCCGCGGCCGAAAAGCTGGGACTGTCCTATCGAAGAATGCCCAGCGGCGCGGGACACGACGCGATGTGTTTTCCGCCCCTCTGTCCCACAGCCATGGTCTTCGTGCCCTGCAATCGGGGAATAAGCCATAATCCCCTCGAATATACCTCTCCGGAGAGCATTCTTGACGGGGCCCGGGTAATCTACCAATATCTCAAAGAAAACTTCTAAAAGAAAAGGACGGTATTCACCGTCCTTTTTCATACTCCCAGGATATCTGCGGGACCTTCCTGAGCCCATAGGCCAGGGGCAGTCCGAGTCCGTAGCAGGCGAGAAGCTGGCCCGCGCCCACAGTGAGCACCGTAAGCCAGAAAGGCGCCTGCCCCACAAAATAGAACAGGGCCGCAAGCCCCGCCGCGTTCAGCACCACTGGCGGCGCCAGCGCAAGCAGAGGTTTCTTGCGCCACCGGTAGGTCAGAGCCGCCGCGGCCAGCGTGATGAGCCCGCCCACCACAATATCAAGCGCAATACTGGATCCAAGAAGATTTGCAATCACACAGCCGATGAAAAGCCCGGGAACCGCTGCCGGCGTATAGAGCGCCAAAGCGCACAGCGCCTCGGAAAAACGAAGCTGCACCGGCCCGAAGCTGGTATACGCCAATAGCAGCGTCACCGCCACATAGGCCGCCGCTATGACCGCCGCCTGCACCATAAATCT from Gehongia tenuis includes these protein-coding regions:
- a CDS encoding QueT transporter family protein — translated: MGSKLRFMVQAAVIAAAYVAVTLLLAYTSFGPVQLRFSEALCALALYTPAAVPGLFIGCVIANLLGSSIALDIVVGGLITLAAAALTYRWRKKPLLALAPPVVLNAAGLAALFYFVGQAPFWLTVLTVGAGQLLACYGLGLPLAYGLRKVPQISWEYEKGR